In Oceanibaculum indicum P24, the following are encoded in one genomic region:
- a CDS encoding trans-sulfuration enzyme family protein: MSKNFPDASPETLAAQALGFVEPLTGAVTPPVYIASTYEREADLTYARGHIYGRPDNQTVRLAEGVLTKLENGTASLLVASGMSAATGIFMALKPGDTALVPEVMYWGVRKWLNEWGAEWGVKIVYYQNDDMAALKALTEQHRPALIWAETPSNPMWTVTDLAEAARIAHSVGAKLAVDSTVATPVLSRPLEHGADLVMHSATKYINGHSDVIAGAIVTAKEDDFWRRIVAIRKDVGTIIGPFEAWLLLRGMRTLHIRVRAASANAMAIAQHFEKHPKLERMLYPGLPAHPGHAIAARQMSGGFSGMLSMRVKGGEQKAIALAANLKLFKRATSLGGVESLVEHRRSIEGDTSPVPGDLLRFSVGIEKIEDLIADLEQALAAI, from the coding sequence ATGAGCAAGAACTTCCCTGATGCGTCGCCCGAGACGCTGGCCGCCCAGGCGCTTGGTTTCGTCGAGCCCCTGACCGGCGCCGTCACCCCGCCCGTCTATATCGCCAGCACCTATGAGCGCGAGGCGGACCTGACCTACGCCCGCGGCCATATCTATGGCCGGCCGGACAACCAGACGGTCCGCCTGGCCGAGGGCGTGCTGACCAAGCTGGAGAACGGGACTGCCAGCCTGCTGGTGGCGTCCGGCATGTCGGCGGCGACCGGCATCTTCATGGCGCTGAAGCCCGGCGACACCGCGCTGGTGCCGGAAGTGATGTACTGGGGCGTGCGCAAATGGCTGAACGAATGGGGCGCCGAATGGGGCGTGAAGATCGTCTATTACCAGAATGACGACATGGCCGCGCTGAAGGCGCTGACCGAACAGCACCGCCCGGCGCTGATCTGGGCGGAAACGCCCTCCAACCCAATGTGGACGGTGACCGACCTGGCCGAGGCGGCGCGCATCGCCCATTCCGTGGGTGCTAAGCTGGCGGTCGATTCGACGGTCGCCACGCCGGTGCTGTCGCGCCCGCTGGAGCATGGCGCCGATCTCGTCATGCATTCGGCCACGAAATACATCAACGGCCACAGCGACGTGATCGCCGGCGCCATCGTCACCGCCAAGGAGGATGATTTCTGGCGCCGCATCGTCGCCATCCGCAAGGATGTCGGCACCATCATCGGCCCGTTCGAGGCCTGGCTGCTGCTGCGCGGCATGCGCACCCTGCACATCCGCGTGCGCGCCGCCAGCGCCAACGCCATGGCCATCGCCCAGCATTTCGAGAAGCACCCCAAGCTGGAACGGATGCTTTATCCGGGACTGCCCGCGCACCCCGGCCATGCCATCGCTGCGCGCCAGATGAGCGGCGGCTTCAGCGGCATGCTGTCGATGCGGGTGAAGGGCGGCGAGCAGAAGGCCATCGCCCTGGCCGCCAACCTGAAGCTGTTCAAGCGCGCCACCTCGCTGGGCGGCGTGGAGAGCCTGGTGGAGCATCGCCGCTCCATCGAGGGCGATACCAGCCCAGTGCCCGGCGACCTGCTGCGCTTCTCCGTCGGCATCGAGAAGATCGAGGACCTGATCGCCGATCTGGAACAGGCGCTGGCGGCGATCTGA
- a CDS encoding DNA-directed RNA polymerase subunit alpha — MIQKNWQALIKPNKLDVQQGGDADRQATIVAEPLERGFGLTLGNALRRVLLSSLQGAAVTAIHVDGVLHEFSSIPGVREDVTDIVLNIKALALRMHAEGPKKMRLRVDGPAEVTAGMIETGADIEIMNPDLHICTLDADAHLVMELTVETGKGYVPSSANRAEDAPIGLIPVDAIFSPVRKVSYKVENTRVGQTTDYDKLSMVLETNGVVTPEDAVALAARILQDQLQLFINFEEPQARGSEEESSELPFNKNLLRKVDELELSVRSANCLKNDNIVYIGDLVQKTEAEMLRTPNFGRKSLNEIKEVLSQMGLHLGMEIPNWPPENIEELAKRLEEPY; from the coding sequence GTGATCCAGAAGAACTGGCAGGCATTGATCAAACCGAACAAGCTCGACGTCCAGCAGGGCGGCGACGCGGACCGGCAGGCAACCATTGTCGCCGAGCCGCTGGAGCGTGGCTTCGGCCTGACGCTCGGCAACGCGTTGCGCCGCGTGCTGCTGTCCTCGCTGCAGGGCGCGGCCGTGACCGCCATCCATGTGGATGGCGTGCTGCACGAGTTCTCCTCGATCCCGGGCGTGCGTGAGGATGTGACGGACATCGTCCTGAACATCAAGGCGCTGGCCCTGCGGATGCATGCGGAAGGCCCGAAGAAGATGCGCCTGCGCGTCGACGGGCCGGCCGAGGTGACTGCCGGCATGATCGAGACCGGTGCCGACATCGAGATCATGAATCCGGACCTGCATATCTGCACGCTGGATGCCGATGCGCATCTGGTGATGGAGCTGACCGTGGAGACCGGCAAGGGCTATGTCCCGTCGTCGGCCAACCGCGCCGAGGATGCACCGATCGGTCTGATCCCGGTCGATGCCATCTTCAGCCCGGTGCGCAAGGTCTCCTACAAGGTGGAGAACACCCGCGTCGGCCAGACCACGGACTATGACAAGCTGTCCATGGTGCTGGAGACGAACGGCGTGGTGACGCCTGAGGACGCGGTGGCCCTGGCTGCCCGCATCCTGCAGGACCAGCTGCAGCTGTTCATCAACTTCGAGGAGCCGCAGGCGCGCGGCTCGGAGGAGGAATCCTCGGAACTGCCGTTCAACAAGAACCTGCTGCGCAAGGTGGACGAGCTGGAACTGTCGGTCCGCTCGGCCAACTGCCTGAAGAACGACAATATCGTCTATATCGGCGATCTGGTTCAGAAGACCGAGGCCGAGATGCTGCGGACCCCGAACTTCGGCCGCAAGTCCTTGAACGAGATCAAGGAAGTGCTGTCGCAGATGGGCCTGCACCTCGGCATGGAAATTCCGAACTGGCCGCCGGAGAACATCGAGGAACTGGCGAAGCGGCTGGAAGAGCCCTACTAA
- a CDS encoding RluA family pseudouridine synthase has translation MSGVETLTITPEDADTRLDRWFRKHYPALGHGRLEKLLRTGQVRVDGKRVKANHRLEAGQAVRVPPLGDLDSAPPPKTAPRPKADAKLEAMLRDAVLYRDDEVLAINKPAGLAVQGGTGMTTHIDALLDALTFDAKERPRLVHRLDKDTSGVLLLARTAAAARWLTAAFRAKDAEKLYWAITAGIPKPREGRIDLPIAKLPGKRGEKMDIDEEEGKRSITDFMVVEAVGKQAAFVAMRPVTGRTHQLRVHMQAIGTPIQGDGKYGGQAALLAGDGLSRKLHLHARQITLKRPNGKTLTVTAPLPPHMAQSWAFFGFSEPKGSPFEPLA, from the coding sequence ATGAGCGGCGTCGAGACCCTGACCATCACGCCGGAGGATGCGGATACCCGCCTCGACCGCTGGTTCCGTAAGCATTATCCGGCGCTGGGCCATGGCCGGCTGGAAAAGCTGCTGCGCACCGGCCAGGTGCGCGTCGATGGCAAGCGCGTGAAGGCGAACCACCGGCTGGAGGCCGGGCAGGCCGTGCGGGTGCCGCCGCTGGGCGACCTCGACTCCGCGCCGCCGCCGAAGACAGCGCCGCGCCCGAAAGCCGATGCGAAGCTGGAGGCGATGCTGCGCGACGCCGTGCTGTACCGCGATGACGAGGTGCTGGCGATCAACAAGCCGGCCGGCCTTGCCGTGCAGGGCGGTACCGGCATGACCACCCATATCGATGCGCTGCTGGACGCGCTGACCTTCGATGCGAAGGAACGGCCGCGCCTGGTCCACCGGCTGGACAAGGACACCAGCGGCGTGCTGCTGCTGGCGCGCACGGCGGCGGCGGCGCGCTGGCTGACCGCGGCCTTCCGCGCCAAGGATGCGGAAAAGCTGTACTGGGCGATTACGGCGGGCATCCCGAAGCCGCGCGAGGGCCGCATCGACCTGCCGATCGCCAAGCTGCCCGGCAAGCGCGGCGAGAAGATGGATATCGACGAGGAAGAGGGCAAGCGCTCGATCACCGACTTCATGGTGGTGGAGGCCGTCGGCAAGCAGGCCGCCTTCGTCGCCATGCGCCCGGTCACCGGCCGCACGCACCAGCTGCGCGTGCACATGCAGGCCATCGGCACGCCGATCCAGGGCGACGGCAAATATGGCGGGCAGGCGGCCCTGCTGGCCGGCGACGGGCTGTCGCGCAAGCTGCACCTGCATGCGCGGCAGATCACGCTGAAGCGGCCGAACGGCAAGACCCTGACCGTCACCGCGCCGCTGCCGCCGCACATGGCGCAGAGCTGGGCCTTCTTCGGCTTCTCCGAACCGAAAGGCTCCCCCTTCGAGCCTCTGGCGTAG
- a CDS encoding LysR family transcriptional regulator, with protein MDRFLALRIFNAVVEEESLIGASRKLALSPSAISKNLAALEEELGARLLNRTTRRVSLTEAGEAYYERTARLLGDLEEADGMVSRMEGAPRGVLRVSAPISFGQRHLAPALPDFRAQHPEVVVQMFLEDRVVDLVAERFDLAIRIANLRDSSLVARKLASNHRKIYAAPDYIARHGLPVTPSDIEQHALVTMPPGSPLLDLTLTRGDEVRSLHLLGDIQLNSVEGVLAACLAGGGLAVLPSYMVCDHLIAGRLVPVLPDYTVPDTVIQAVFPSSRHLSIKVRAFIDFMVARFSPMPPWECVDRMPAAAPKAELVEAD; from the coding sequence ATGGATCGTTTTCTCGCCTTGCGCATCTTCAATGCGGTCGTGGAGGAAGAAAGCCTGATTGGCGCCAGCCGCAAGCTGGCGCTGTCGCCCTCCGCCATTAGCAAGAATCTGGCGGCGCTGGAGGAGGAGCTGGGCGCGCGACTGCTGAACCGTACCACGCGCCGCGTCAGCCTGACCGAGGCCGGCGAAGCCTATTACGAGCGCACGGCGCGGCTGCTGGGCGATCTGGAGGAGGCGGACGGCATGGTCAGCCGCATGGAAGGCGCGCCGCGCGGCGTGCTGCGCGTCTCCGCGCCGATCAGTTTCGGCCAGCGCCATCTGGCCCCGGCGCTGCCGGATTTCCGGGCGCAGCACCCGGAGGTGGTGGTGCAGATGTTCCTGGAGGACCGGGTGGTCGATCTAGTGGCGGAGCGGTTCGACCTCGCCATCCGCATCGCCAACCTGCGCGATTCCAGCCTGGTGGCGCGCAAGCTGGCCTCCAACCACCGCAAGATCTACGCGGCGCCGGACTATATCGCCCGGCACGGCCTGCCTGTCACGCCATCGGACATCGAACAGCACGCGCTGGTGACGATGCCGCCCGGCTCGCCGCTGCTGGACCTGACCCTGACGCGCGGGGATGAGGTCCGCTCGCTGCACCTGCTGGGCGATATCCAGCTGAATTCTGTGGAGGGTGTGCTGGCCGCCTGCCTCGCCGGTGGCGGGCTGGCGGTGCTGCCCAGCTACATGGTCTGCGACCATCTGATCGCCGGACGGCTGGTGCCGGTGCTGCCGGACTACACTGTACCTGACACGGTGATCCAGGCGGTGTTTCCGTCCTCGCGCCACCTGTCGATCAAGGTGCGGGCGTTCATCGACTTCATGGTCGCGCGCTTCAGCCCGATGCCGCCCTGGGAATGCGTTGACCGTATGCCGGCAGCGGCTCCCAAGGCGGAACTGGTCGAGGCCGATTAG
- a CDS encoding sigma-70 family RNA polymerase sigma factor: protein MPRHSLSHLLATETDRLRRYARSLVRGREEAEDLVQETLLRGIERSSSWDPSRPLGPWLFSILHNLYASGMRRAQSRERALRHIGLLLEPPRSAPSTPAAQMELNETLRALYDLPEEQRQVLVLVTIEDLSYEEAAARLDIPLGTLMSRLARGREALRQAVDRDEKRPGGLKLVR, encoded by the coding sequence ATGCCGCGCCATTCCCTCTCCCATCTGCTTGCCACAGAGACCGACCGGTTGCGGCGCTATGCCCGCAGCCTGGTCCGTGGCCGGGAGGAGGCGGAGGATCTGGTGCAGGAGACCCTGCTGCGCGGCATCGAACGGTCTTCTTCCTGGGACCCGTCACGGCCGCTCGGACCCTGGCTGTTCAGCATCCTGCACAATCTCTATGCCAGCGGCATGCGCCGTGCGCAGTCGCGCGAGCGGGCACTGCGCCATATCGGGCTGCTGCTGGAGCCGCCCCGTTCGGCACCGAGCACGCCCGCCGCCCAGATGGAGCTGAATGAGACGCTGAGGGCGCTCTACGACCTGCCGGAGGAGCAGCGCCAGGTGCTGGTGCTGGTGACCATTGAGGACCTGTCCTACGAGGAGGCCGCCGCCCGCCTCGATATCCCGCTGGGCACGCTGATGTCGCGCCTGGCGCGTGGCCGTGAAGCCCTGCGGCAGGCGGTGGACCGTGACGAGAAACGCCCGGGCGGGCTGAAACTGGTGAGGTGA
- the rplQ gene encoding 50S ribosomal protein L17 produces the protein MRHGKSGRKLNRTSSHRQAMFSNMAAALIKHEQIKTTLPKAKELRPVVEKLITLGKRGGIHARRQVFAFLRDDATTAKLFETLGQRYSERPGGYTRVLKAGFRYGDAAPMAIIELVDRDPEAKGQDSGPVMGADEAEAVAA, from the coding sequence ATGCGTCACGGTAAGAGCGGTCGGAAGCTCAATCGCACTTCGTCGCACCGTCAGGCGATGTTCAGCAACATGGCGGCAGCACTGATCAAGCACGAGCAGATCAAGACGACGCTGCCGAAGGCCAAGGAGCTGCGCCCCGTGGTCGAGAAGCTGATCACGCTGGGCAAGCGCGGCGGCATCCATGCCCGCCGTCAGGTCTTCGCCTTCCTGCGCGACGATGCCACCACGGCCAAGCTGTTCGAGACGCTGGGCCAGCGCTATTCGGAGCGTCCGGGTGGCTACACCCGCGTGCTGAAGGCTGGCTTCCGCTATGGCGATGCCGCCCCGATGGCGATCATCGAGCTGGTGGACCGCGATCCGGAGGCCAAGGGCCAGGACAGCGGCCCGGTGATGGGCGCTGACGAGGCTGAGGCGGTCGCCGCCTAA
- the crcB gene encoding fluoride efflux transporter CrcB, whose product MNMLIAVALGGAVGAVARHEVNRLMGQWLGTGFPWGTLTVNLIGCFLIGVLVEGLALKFQASPELRGFLVTGFLGALTTFSAFSLDVAVLSGRGAYGPAFLYVGASVIGCLAAVFLAMYLTRQVLS is encoded by the coding sequence ATGAACATGCTGATAGCAGTCGCGCTGGGCGGCGCGGTGGGCGCCGTGGCGCGCCACGAGGTGAACAGGCTGATGGGCCAGTGGCTGGGCACCGGCTTCCCATGGGGAACGCTGACGGTGAACCTGATCGGCTGCTTCCTGATCGGCGTGCTGGTCGAGGGGCTGGCGCTGAAGTTCCAGGCCTCGCCGGAGCTGCGCGGCTTCCTGGTCACCGGCTTCCTGGGCGCGCTGACCACTTTCTCCGCCTTCTCGCTGGATGTCGCCGTGCTGTCCGGGCGCGGTGCCTACGGGCCGGCCTTCCTCTATGTCGGCGCGTCGGTCATCGGTTGTCTGGCCGCCGTCTTCCTGGCCATGTATCTGACAAGGCAGGTGCTGTCATGA
- the rpsK gene encoding 30S ribosomal protein S11: MAKQPQQRRRKERKNISSGVAHVNASFNNTMITISDAQGNAISWSSAGMMGFKGSRKSTPYAAQMAAEDAGRKAQEHGMRTLDVEVKGPGSGRESALRALQSLGLQIMSIRDVTPIPHNGCRPPKRRRV, encoded by the coding sequence ATGGCCAAGCAGCCGCAGCAGCGCCGCCGCAAAGAGCGCAAGAATATCTCCTCTGGCGTGGCGCACGTGAACGCCTCCTTCAACAACACGATGATCACGATCAGCGATGCCCAGGGCAACGCGATCTCCTGGTCGTCGGCTGGCATGATGGGCTTCAAGGGTTCCCGTAAGTCCACCCCCTATGCTGCCCAGATGGCGGCTGAGGATGCGGGCCGGAAGGCCCAGGAGCATGGCATGCGGACCCTCGACGTCGAGGTCAAGGGTCCGGGCTCCGGTCGTGAGTCGGCGCTGCGGGCGCTGCAGTCGCTTGGTCTGCAGATCATGTCGATCCGCGACGTGACCCCGATCCCGCATAATGGCTGCCGGCCGCCCAAGCGGCGCCGGGTCTGA
- the htpG gene encoding molecular chaperone HtpG, producing the protein MSAEKLSFQAEVSRLLDIVVNSLYSEKEIFLRELVSNASDACDKLRYLALTKGELLGDDAAFAITLTTDAKARTLTISDNGIGMDRDELIANLGTIARSGTAAFVGELSGDAKKDTNLIGQFGVGFYSAYMVAEKVEVLTRKAGEEAAWLWTSDGRGDFTIQQSEKAGRGTLITLHLREGSEEYLEADRLRQIVKRYSDHIAIPIRLVEGDKTETLNRASALWTRSKSEITPEEYKEFYHHAAHAFDEPWETLHWQAEGLISYTGLLFVPGSRPFDLFHPERKSRVKLYVRRVFITDDCQELVPEYLRFLRGVVDSEDLPLNVSREMLQASPVVQKIRQGIVKRVLGELQKKAEKEPEAYSGFWENFGPVLKEGLYSEHGSDREQLLKLARFRSSNGDGLVSLADYAGRMKEGQDTIFYITGEDAAALLESPQLEGFRAKGVEVLLLTDPIDEFWIPSVVEYEGHKFKSVTRGGTDLAKVKGAEKSDAEKKEEADSKDDVGSLVALMQLALKDEVKDVRASERLTDSAVCLVADEGDMDMHLERLLRQHKQLDNSFKRILEVNPAHPVIRKLAAHVAAKGGEASIDDAALLLLDQARILEGEPLRDARGFATRLSAFLEKGLG; encoded by the coding sequence ATGTCGGCAGAAAAGCTCTCCTTCCAGGCGGAAGTCAGCCGCCTCCTCGATATCGTCGTGAACTCGCTCTACAGCGAGAAGGAAATCTTCCTGCGCGAACTGGTCTCCAACGCCTCGGATGCCTGCGACAAGCTGCGCTATCTGGCGCTCACCAAGGGCGAATTGCTGGGCGATGACGCGGCGTTCGCGATCACGCTCACTACTGACGCGAAGGCGCGCACGCTCACCATCTCGGACAATGGCATCGGCATGGACCGGGACGAGCTGATCGCCAATCTGGGCACCATTGCGCGCTCCGGCACGGCGGCTTTCGTTGGCGAGCTTAGCGGCGACGCCAAGAAGGACACCAACCTGATCGGCCAGTTCGGCGTCGGTTTCTATTCCGCCTATATGGTGGCCGAGAAGGTCGAGGTGCTGACCCGCAAGGCGGGGGAGGAGGCCGCCTGGCTATGGACCTCCGACGGGCGCGGCGACTTCACCATCCAGCAGAGCGAGAAGGCCGGGCGCGGCACCCTGATCACGCTGCATCTGCGCGAAGGCAGCGAGGAATATCTGGAGGCCGACCGGCTGCGCCAGATCGTGAAGCGCTACTCCGATCATATCGCCATCCCGATCCGGCTGGTCGAGGGCGACAAGACCGAGACGCTGAATCGCGCCTCCGCGCTGTGGACGCGCTCCAAGAGCGAGATCACGCCGGAGGAATACAAGGAATTCTATCACCACGCCGCCCACGCCTTCGATGAGCCGTGGGAGACGCTGCACTGGCAGGCCGAGGGGCTGATCTCCTACACCGGCCTGCTGTTCGTGCCGGGATCGCGCCCGTTCGACCTGTTCCATCCGGAGCGCAAGAGCCGGGTGAAGCTCTATGTGCGCCGCGTCTTTATCACCGACGATTGCCAGGAACTGGTGCCGGAATATCTGCGCTTCCTGCGCGGCGTGGTGGATTCCGAAGATCTGCCGCTGAACGTCAGCCGCGAGATGCTGCAGGCGAGCCCCGTGGTGCAGAAAATCCGCCAGGGTATCGTAAAGCGCGTGCTGGGCGAGCTGCAGAAGAAGGCCGAGAAGGAGCCGGAGGCTTACTCAGGCTTCTGGGAGAATTTCGGCCCGGTGCTGAAGGAAGGGCTCTACAGCGAGCATGGCAGCGACCGCGAGCAGTTGCTGAAGCTGGCGCGCTTCCGTTCCAGCAATGGTGACGGGCTGGTCAGCCTTGCCGACTATGCCGGCCGCATGAAGGAAGGTCAGGACACCATCTTCTACATCACCGGCGAGGATGCGGCGGCCCTGCTGGAAAGCCCGCAGCTGGAAGGCTTCCGCGCCAAGGGCGTTGAGGTGCTGCTGCTGACCGACCCGATCGACGAGTTCTGGATTCCCTCGGTCGTCGAGTATGAGGGGCACAAGTTCAAGTCGGTCACCCGCGGCGGCACCGACCTGGCCAAGGTGAAGGGTGCCGAGAAGTCGGACGCGGAGAAGAAGGAGGAGGCCGACAGCAAGGACGATGTCGGCAGCCTGGTCGCGCTGATGCAACTGGCGCTGAAGGACGAGGTGAAGGATGTCCGCGCCTCCGAACGGCTGACCGACAGTGCGGTCTGCCTGGTCGCCGACGAGGGCGACATGGACATGCATCTGGAGCGGCTGCTGCGCCAGCACAAGCAGCTCGACAACAGCTTCAAGCGCATCCTGGAGGTGAACCCCGCCCATCCGGTGATCCGCAAGCTGGCGGCCCATGTGGCGGCGAAGGGCGGCGAGGCCAGCATCGACGATGCCGCCCTGCTGCTGCTCGATCAGGCCCGCATCCTGGAAGGCGAGCCGCTGCGCGATGCCAGGGGCTTCGCCACCCGCCTGTCCGCCTTCCTGGAAAAAGGGCTGGGCTGA
- a CDS encoding RSP_7527 family protein, translated as MSTPRIIILTEYPTPEIVAAHIRHAHHLRAETSAQWLRSIGQHIRRLFSPRQRIAVKRPLPPLSLPRIASF; from the coding sequence ATGAGCACACCCCGCATTATCATCCTTACCGAGTACCCCACGCCAGAAATCGTGGCAGCCCATATCCGCCATGCCCATCATTTGCGTGCCGAGACCAGCGCGCAATGGCTGCGCTCAATCGGCCAGCACATCAGGCGGCTGTTTTCTCCCCGGCAGCGCATCGCCGTGAAGCGCCCGCTGCCGCCGCTGTCCCTGCCGCGTATCGCTTCTTTCTGA
- a CDS encoding glutathione S-transferase family protein has protein sequence MSSYTLYGTFLSMPCVKAGLMLDLCGLPYDYKHVNLRAGESKTPDFLKLNKWGQVPVLVADGTPMTQSGAILLELAAKTGKFDGANAEEKRQVREWLFWEADLFYPGIAATRAQRLFYNGPAEVIAFFKGRGERALGMLNEALTGKDYLVGKNPTVADIACYVTAAYASDAELSLDAYPAIQAWMKRMAALPGMKTPQEALPKPAA, from the coding sequence ATGTCCAGCTACACCCTCTACGGTACCTTCCTGTCCATGCCCTGCGTGAAGGCCGGGCTGATGCTCGACCTGTGCGGCCTGCCCTATGACTACAAGCACGTCAATCTGCGTGCCGGCGAGAGCAAGACGCCCGACTTCCTGAAGCTCAACAAATGGGGCCAGGTGCCGGTGCTGGTCGCCGATGGCACGCCGATGACCCAGTCCGGCGCGATCCTGCTGGAGCTGGCGGCAAAGACCGGCAAGTTCGATGGCGCCAATGCGGAGGAGAAGCGCCAGGTCCGCGAATGGCTGTTCTGGGAGGCTGACCTGTTCTACCCCGGCATCGCCGCCACCCGCGCCCAGCGCCTGTTCTACAACGGCCCGGCCGAAGTGATCGCCTTCTTCAAGGGCCGGGGCGAGCGCGCGCTCGGGATGCTGAACGAGGCGCTGACCGGCAAGGACTATCTGGTCGGCAAGAATCCGACCGTCGCCGATATCGCCTGCTATGTCACCGCCGCCTATGCCAGCGATGCAGAGCTGTCGTTGGATGCCTATCCGGCCATCCAGGCCTGGATGAAGCGTATGGCGGCCCTGCCCGGCATGAAGACCCCGCAGGAGGCGCTGCCGAAACCGGCAGCCTAA